ATCGGCGGTTTCACCCGACTGGGAGATAGTAACCAGTAAGGTATTGGGCTGAACTTTAAATTTTCGGTAGCGGAATTCACTGGCCACTTCAACACGGCAAGTTAAACCCGCATAACCCTCTATCCAATATTTAGCTATCATGCCGGCGTGATAGCTAGTGCCGCAGGCTACAATCTGTACAGTTTCTATTGAAGAAAGTATCTCTCCCGCTTTTGCACCCAAGGCTTCGGCCAAGACCTTACGGCTTCCTAAACGGCCTGCCAAGCTGCGGCGAATCACCTCGGGCTGCTCGTAAATTTCTTTTAGCATGTAATGGCGATAACTGCCTTTGTCTGCAGACTCCGCCGCGGTATCAATCTGATTTACGGTGCGAATAACTGGTTCGTTGTGCTCGTCCCATACCCGAAAATGGCCTGCCGCTACTTCGGCAATATCACCTTCTTCAAGATAGGCAAAACGATCTGTAACTTGTCGTAATGCCAGTTGATCAGAGGCAATAAAGTTTTCACCAATACCAATACCAATCACCAACGGACTACCCTTTCGAGCACACACCAAGCGATCCGGTTGATCCGCATGGATCACCGCCAAACCATAGGCACCTTCAAGTTCTGTAACCGCCAACTTTACTGCACCCAACAAATCTCGTTGTTGTTGATAATAGTGATGCACTAAATGAACAATCGTCTCGGTATCGGTTTGCGATTGGAATTCGTAACCCAGTCCTTCAAGACGCTCTTTAAGGGCTGCATGGTTTTCAATAATGCCGTTGTGCACCAACGATAATTTTTCGGATTGGTGGGGATGGGCGTTTTTCTCTGAGGGTTGACCGTGGGTTGCCCAGCGGGTGTGAGCAATGCCAGTATGCCCCGGCAGTGGACTGCTATCTAAAGCTTCGGTCAGCGCCGATACTTTGCCGACTCGCTTTAAGGCCGACATAGTGCTGTCGGTATCGATGACCGCCATGCCTGCAGAATCGTAGCCGCGATATTCTAAGCGCCGCAAACCTTCTAACAATATTGCCGACACTTCACGCTGAGCGACAGCGCCTACGATTCCACACATAGTGATTCCTTTTTACATCTGTTTTTACAACGGTGGCTACTTTGACAACGGTAGTTACGGCTGTTTTTTAGTTGGCCGCTTCCAACCTGTAATATTACGCTGTTTGCCTCGGGCAACGGCCAGTTCGCCGTCGGCAATATTGCCGGTTATGGTGGAGCCTGCGCCAATGGTCGCGCCGACACCAACATTGACCGGCGCAACCAATGCCGTATTAGAGCCGATAAAGGCATTGTCACCCACTTTAGTTTGATGTTTGTTTACGCCGTCATAGTTGCAAGTAATGGTACCGGCACCAACATTGACACCACTGCCTAGCTCACTGTCACCAATATAGCTTAGGTGATTGGCTTTGCTGCCTTTGGCAAAGGTGGATTTTTTTACCTCAACAAAGTTACCAATGCGAACCTCTTCAGCCAACACGGTGCCAGGACGCAATCGAGCAAAGGGACCGATGATACAATTGGCGGCAAGGTGACTGTCTTCGATCATGGAGTTGGCTTTCACTTCTACCCCCTCTTCTATCTTGCAGTCTACCAATACACAGTTGGGACCTATTTTACAGTTCTCGGCAATTTCTACATTGCCTTCAAACACACAGTTCACATCTATGCTCACATCAGATGCGCAGGACAAGGTGCCACGAATATCAATTCTGCCAGCATCTGCCAGGGTGACGCCCGCTTCCATCAATTGTTGGGCACGGCGCAACTGCAATGCTCGTTCAAGCTCCTGAAGCTGCACCCGACTGTTGACACCCTGAATCTCCAGTTCGCTAGTGGGTTGCGCCACTGCAATCTGATAGCCCTCAGACACAGCCATTGCAATGGTGTCAGTAAGATAATATTCGCCTTGAGCATTATCTGACTTCAGGGCAGGCAACCAGCGGTTAAAGGAGGACGCCGACGCGGCAAGAATGCCTGTGTTCACTTCATTGATGGTCAGCTGTTCTGCACCGGCATCTTTTTGCTCAACAATGCGAATAACATCGCCATTATTATTGCGAACAATACGTCCGTAGCCATTGGGATTATCGAGGCTTGCCGTCAGCAGCGCCAAGCTCTGATCGCTTACTTTGTTCAATAAATCCTGCAGCGTAGCGGCCGAGATTAAGGGAACATCGCCGTATAATACAGCAACCGTTGCGTCCTTAGAGATATGTGGCAGTGCTTGTGCCACGGCGTGGCCGGTGCCGTTCTGTTCACGTTGCTCCACCCAGTTTACCTGGGGTATATCAATCGCTTGTTTTACCTGATCTGCACCGTGACCGACCACCACATGGATCTTTTCTGCACCTACTTGCAACGCAGCTTCGATTGCCCATTGCAGCAGGGATTTGCCAGCAAGTTTATGCAGCACCTTGGGCTGGCTTGACTTCATACGGGTGCCTTTTCCGGCGGCGAGGATGACGATTTCCAGTGACATAAAACAGTTCCTTGCTTAAAGGCGACCCAAAGCTAGGAATGGTAACCAATGCTCTTCTAGCTGGCCACGTCTTTGCAGCTTTGCAGACCAGGTTTTCACCCAGCAATAAGGTCGCGGTTTCAACTCATCGCCGTGTTGGACACAATGCCACGAAAAAAGTTATCCATGATCTGCGCTAAAAACCCGCTATTATTGCCACGATCTGTGCATTTGTCGCCATTATCCAACAGTTTCTATTTTATTAGCGTCGCTTTTTCAAGGCAGGTCTTTCTTGTTTCTGACTGGTGACGGACTTCGGTTAAGCAGATTTTGCAAACTACTGATTTAAAACACTATTTTTTAAAATTAATTAATTTCCGAATATGACCCGTTATTTCTTCAAAACTCTTTCTCGTTTCTAACGCTTTGTGTAGGATGCGCCACGCAGCTGCAGGTGCCCTTGGGGGTGGCAGTCGTACTCATCTGCAAACATGAAAAGGACGGTGCTTAATTGCACCTTATAGGGCAAATATTAATGCATGGCTTGAAACGTTTTCTCCTCCACTTTTTTCTTCCAATTTTTATCGTTAACGGTTTTCTTTCATCTTCGCTTCACGCACTGGAACTTGATCCGGCTGATTTTATTGCAGCACCACCCGGTACCAACCTAGTACTAATGTACAACCAGTTTTCCAGCTTCAATTCTCTATACAGTGATGGCAACAAACTGCCCATTAATGCAGGGCTTCGTACTAATGTTAATCTGCTCCGGGTCGTACATTTTATGGAATATAAGGGGATAACCTTTGATCCCCAATTTATCCTGCCTTTTGGTCGCCTGGAGGGCCGTAGAGATAACTCGAATTTAGGCGGTGAAGGTGGCACTGGCGACCTGTTAATTACTGCAGCAGCCTGGTTGGTTAATAAGCCTGCCAGTGGCCAATACTTTACTATTATCCCCTACCTGTTTTTACCCACTGGCAGCTACGATAAACGCTCCCCTTTAAATCTTGGTGAAAACCGCTACAAAGTGGCTTTGCAAGCCGGGGGGACTGTTGCGCTTGGTCCACGTTATCTTGTGGATTATGCCGCTGATGTCAGCTACTTTGGTGACAATGATGAGTTTGGACCGACATCACAGTTACTTGAACAAGCTCCCTTGTATCAATTGCAAACAAAGCTAAGTCGCATCATTAATGGCCATTGGAAAATTAGTACCGGCTTAACGTATACCTATGGCGGCGAAGAAAAAGTATCTGGGGTTGCGCTTGAGAATGAGAAAAATGATTGGCGTTTTGAAGTGGGAGCTACCCTGAATATCACTCCGGCGCATCAAATCATCGCCCTCTATAAACGTGACTTAAAGGTCGAGAATGGTTTCCGCATGGATCATGGTCTTTATCTACGGTTTCTGTACGCCTTTTAATAGCCTGGATGCTTTGGTTTTTAACCGACTTCAGGCTTTTTATAATTATTTTTTGTCGTTGTAGCCAATTATTTCTATAACAATAATGCCATTTCTTCTCTAATTTCCTCGCATAAAAAAAGGCAGCCGAAGCTGCCTTTTTAAA
The DNA window shown above is from Spongiibacter sp. IMCC21906 and carries:
- the glmS gene encoding glutamine--fructose-6-phosphate transaminase (isomerizing) translates to MCGIVGAVAQREVSAILLEGLRRLEYRGYDSAGMAVIDTDSTMSALKRVGKVSALTEALDSSPLPGHTGIAHTRWATHGQPSEKNAHPHQSEKLSLVHNGIIENHAALKERLEGLGYEFQSQTDTETIVHLVHHYYQQQRDLLGAVKLAVTELEGAYGLAVIHADQPDRLVCARKGSPLVIGIGIGENFIASDQLALRQVTDRFAYLEEGDIAEVAAGHFRVWDEHNEPVIRTVNQIDTAAESADKGSYRHYMLKEIYEQPEVIRRSLAGRLGSRKVLAEALGAKAGEILSSIETVQIVACGTSYHAGMIAKYWIEGYAGLTCRVEVASEFRYRKFKVQPNTLLVTISQSGETADTLAALRLAKTLNYAATLAICNVNQSSLVRESDLFLMTEAGPEIGVASTKAFTTQLVALILLTVALGRYHDLSEQQEETIVAALHALPELLSETLTLDDDIKNMSNAFAEKQHALFLGRGVQWPVAMEGALKLKEISYIHAESYPAGELKHGPLALVDGDMPVIAVAPNDELLEKLKSNLQEVQARGGQLFVFADKSTGFKEAPGLDIIELPHVDDIIAPIIYTIPLQLLSYHVAILKGTDVDQPRNLAKSVTVE
- the glmU gene encoding bifunctional UDP-N-acetylglucosamine diphosphorylase/glucosamine-1-phosphate N-acetyltransferase GlmU, with the protein product MSLEIVILAAGKGTRMKSSQPKVLHKLAGKSLLQWAIEAALQVGAEKIHVVVGHGADQVKQAIDIPQVNWVEQREQNGTGHAVAQALPHISKDATVAVLYGDVPLISAATLQDLLNKVSDQSLALLTASLDNPNGYGRIVRNNNGDVIRIVEQKDAGAEQLTINEVNTGILAASASSFNRWLPALKSDNAQGEYYLTDTIAMAVSEGYQIAVAQPTSELEIQGVNSRVQLQELERALQLRRAQQLMEAGVTLADAGRIDIRGTLSCASDVSIDVNCVFEGNVEIAENCKIGPNCVLVDCKIEEGVEVKANSMIEDSHLAANCIIGPFARLRPGTVLAEEVRIGNFVEVKKSTFAKGSKANHLSYIGDSELGSGVNVGAGTITCNYDGVNKHQTKVGDNAFIGSNTALVAPVNVGVGATIGAGSTITGNIADGELAVARGKQRNITGWKRPTKKQP
- a CDS encoding transporter → MHGLKRFLLHFFLPIFIVNGFLSSSLHALELDPADFIAAPPGTNLVLMYNQFSSFNSLYSDGNKLPINAGLRTNVNLLRVVHFMEYKGITFDPQFILPFGRLEGRRDNSNLGGEGGTGDLLITAAAWLVNKPASGQYFTIIPYLFLPTGSYDKRSPLNLGENRYKVALQAGGTVALGPRYLVDYAADVSYFGDNDEFGPTSQLLEQAPLYQLQTKLSRIINGHWKISTGLTYTYGGEEKVSGVALENEKNDWRFEVGATLNITPAHQIIALYKRDLKVENGFRMDHGLYLRFLYAF